The sequence below is a genomic window from Humulus lupulus chromosome 3, drHumLupu1.1, whole genome shotgun sequence.
CTACCTcgtatgcaaaaaaaaaaaaaacaaattcaaCTTTGTTTCTAACACACTAAATTatccaatatttctaaaataaacgTACAAGAGAGTTCTCGTAACTACAACAAATACTAGGTAAAAAAAAGGATAAATAATATTTTGACCCTTCTAGAGTTTTGCCTTCGAATTTTTTTGTTCGGAAAAAATCCTCCTGAACTATGGAAAACTTAAAAAATGTGCCCCTTGTTGCATTtcgatcatttttttttcaaatagttTGTTGATATAACACTGATGTGGATCTAATGTAGCGCAATTCGAGAGTCCCAACATAAATTACATGCATAAATAATGGTCTAATAATAAATTGTAAGCGTATATATCTATATTATTAgagttatgtatgtatgtttagCACAAATAAACTCGATTTGGCTAGTTTCAATTAGTTAAATAAACCATTGTACTGTAATTATGCATGTCGCCTGTAATCGCATCAAAATTGATCAGAATGCAGCAGGATGGgctaatttttttaaatacatcAATATACTGCAACTATGTATGTGGCCTGTAATCGCATACGCAAACGACTCAAAAATTGATCAGAATGCAGCATAATGGGcatatttttttaatagtttCTATAATTCGGGGGCATTTTTAGCATGCTAAAAAGTTTGGGGGCAAAAGTACAAAAATCATAGTTTTGGGGGGGAAATACTAGGGGCGAATAGAAAACAAGCAATATAATTGAAGGGCTAAAGTGAAATTTActtattaatttgtttctaaCAGTATCTGAAGAGTGAAGAAGAAGACCCTGCAAATCTAGGAAGAGGGCcaatcgcgaacccagaaaacccatcacCGGAAGTCCGTCGCCGAGGGCAGTGAGATCCATCGCCAGCCTCCTCTTCCGTCGCAACCCTCAGCCGATTTGGAGGAGAAACTCACGCTAAAACAGGTTCAAAACAATAATtgtaaacaaaaacaaaaaattgtaTAAAATGATGTAATGTTCTTTCGTGGATCTTCTTGGTTAATGCTTGGAAGTAATGATTCTTTGAGAAAGGAAGATTTCGTTGCTTTTGTTCAAAATTGCAACaagcaatattatttttcatgtGGTCAATTCTGAATTGATTGATATTTTTGGGCTGAAAATTGAGCTTTGCTTTTGTAGGTTTTTGGAATATGGGAACTAGCAAAACGGAAGTAAATTTAAGAAGATTACTCGCTGCTGCGCCTAAACAGCAGAACCAAGGAAAGCTTGTTCATGTATACTTTTTCAACTCTCAACTTCTGTTGCTTTTGTTTTTGGTAATGGGTGTGTGATTAAATGGATTTAACTTTGGAATTAGCATCAATTTTTGCCCCTTTTTTCTATCGTTAGCCAATCTTTTTCTGTTTTTATGAAAATTGTCGTTCGATGTGATGTAATTGGTGCAACTTTTGCAGTATGTTGCCACTTTACGAGAACAATTAGAACAACTAGCTGAAGAAAGAACAGCAGAAGGCTTACCAAGGTTGGTCACCTCCTATTCTTGTAACTCTTTATTTATATACACACACAACACAATTAACCATTTGAAGTATAGAAATCCATATTGgaacttaaaaataaaattgcatGTATTAATTTTTGCTGGTTTGAAATTGGAGAGAGCTTACTGATTTGATTATTGGGCTGCACAATGTTAACATGGGTTGAAATCATTGGAGCTTCTATTCAAGTAAAGCTTCCTGTTTTACAAGTTCTGTATtagatcaatttttttttagtagGGACGGATTAATATTTTCCAATGTGTTTCCTGAATTTGATTATTCTAAACTGTTTGAGGAGATATTTACATTGCTGATACTTCAAGAGTTAAATGGGTGAAACAGTCTGGAACCAGTTCATTAGCTAGCACTTTCTTGCCTGTGATGTGATAGCCCATGGAATAAGCCTGTAATTTAGGGGCTTTTGAATTAGCTTTTTCTGGGAAGGATTATTTGATGATAGATGGAAGTTCCAAAATTTTATTTGATGCTAGAAAAAGTTAGAACTGCATGTAGAGATTGATTACCCACTCCCATCAATCTCTATCCCGCCCCTCTCCCCACATTTTTACTTCTTTTCCACCCTTATTCTCAATTGTTAGTTCAACCAACAGTGTAcgaaataaaatattatttatttttcctttgaGATTGATCGTCTAGGCTCAATTGTTCCTTTCATTTTCAATTCTAATGTTTTCGTCTTTGTTTTTAGAACTGATaactttatagttttcagctagTTTTATTTACTTGTTGTGATGTTTTTCTAGAGTTTCAAAAGCTGTGGTGAGCGACTATTCAGAAAAGATTGAAGCCATTGCTTCAAAATTAAGTTCCATGGTGGTATGTACACATGTCTATGTAATGCAAATAAGGTTTTATTTCTCTCTTATAGGCACTACTGTTATAATGTGTACTCCGTTATCTCATTTATTGGTTATTAAAATATGTTAGATATACAATTTTGTGAATTCAGATCTAATTAATTGATGAATATCCATTAAAAGTACGGGTTCACCCTAACCAAATGggtcatcttcttcttccttttcttcatagaaaaaagaataaaaattgcCAAACTGTATATTGATTCAAATTTGAATATGGCAGAACCATTTGGGTTAGGTTGAGTGGTCATCTTCATGGTTTGCTTTCATGAGGTCATAGATTTCTTTAGGATCAACATAGTTAAAGGTCTTACTTTCAATCTTTTTAAgggatttttttaaaataaatttcacTCCTTTGCTATTTGCTTTGTCTACGCATTCAATTTATTCTGCTACCTGATTTTTTTTTAAGTCAGATTAAATTTATACTTTACTCCCTTAAGAAGGATGAAATAATTATTGCTTGTTCGGCTATTCTATTTCCAGCCAGATTTGGAAGTTCCCCAAGAGTCCTTAGAAAGTACTTCCATTAAAGGAAGCTCCTTTGTAGTGGAAGAAGAAAGTCGTATATCTCCTTCTCCAGGACTGAGAAGGAGATCTGTGTAAGTTGATTTTTAGTTGTTGATACTGTAAATTTTGCTTCGGCTCCTATTGATGATCATTTTCATGCTGTTtcttgtttgtttaattaattaaaatttatctaTACATTAATTTATACAGGCCTGCCTCAAATTTCGAAGCTAAAGCTGAGGCCAATGATGTTAATTCTTCAACACCTGTCAAATTGGATGCCATGGCACAAGCACACATAGAAAAGCACAGGTACTTTTCTCTTCCACTTTTAGCCTTTATATTTGTACTCAATTGCTCgcatttttttttttctgtttacaCTTTTTCTTGACCATAAAGGGTCATGTAGTGAAATCAAGCAGATATGAGTCACAGTTGCATTCAGTTCCTAACACGGGTGTTCTCATAAAACCTTTTTAAATCCAAACTAatctaataaaattattattattatttattcttcaTTCTTCTTTTCCTATTCTGCATCAAAAAGTGGTTAGTTGAGTTCATTTTAATGGAAGTAGTACTAGTTTCATTGGTTCCAAAGAGAGTGAAATACTTTgttagaacaaagttaggttgtGCTGCTGCTGATCATTGGACCCATTGTTTTGGTTTTATTTCTGGCTTTTGAACATACTATTCTTTGGTAGTTTGTCCTTCTAGAGCTGAATGGTTGAAAAAGGGGAAGAATGTAAACTGGATTGCAGAAGGATCGAAAATTTAGTGGTATGAATAGTTTTTTGgtcatataaacagtttacatAAACTTGGAGTGGAAGAGATCACCTGGTGATTGTTAATCTGCATGTCTGTCTAGCATGCTATTAATTGTGTTATGGCTACGCTCAAGTTTTGACGTTGTTTCTTTTGTATGGAAAAAAACTCAATGAGTTCCTGACATGTAGTATAAAAGATGTCTCAATGCCAATAAATGTTTTGGTTACACCTATTTATGTAAGAAATCCCAATTACTGATCTTCTTTCTCCTATAATAGGAAGCTTCAAGAGGACTTAACAGATGAAATGGTTGGGTTAGCTAGACAACTAAAAGAGAGTA
It includes:
- the LOC133821808 gene encoding uncharacterized protein LOC133821808 is translated as MGTSKTEVNLRRLLAAAPKQQNQGKLVHYVATLREQLEQLAEERTAEGLPRVSKAVVSDYSEKIEAIASKLSSMVPDLEVPQESLESTSIKGSSFVVEEESRISPSPGLRRRSVPASNFEAKAEANDVNSSTPVKLDAMAQAHIEKHRKLQEDLTDEMVGLARQLKESSLLVSQSVQNSEKILDSTEEAIERSLASTGHATSRASEIYSKSSATSCLTWLLMFVMMCIFIMVVLLIRVT